A region from the Silene latifolia isolate original U9 population chromosome 7, ASM4854445v1, whole genome shotgun sequence genome encodes:
- the LOC141593176 gene encoding uncharacterized protein LOC141593176 has product MGKHLWRKQTSVRVGKNGPGCIWTVFRLLNYHPWQNVKRMLMLPYIKQKSRKKRAKMINEQIGFSKMAELEEDTVTKYYSVNSRPSGTGSSSRKKSIKNRIKALLAYSLSNCGKVNSIQEHELLAPTLISLLKASNPKLLAAINPAHESANLSRAEIVKHNELMEEYVGVFELFKVDQDAFLEILQDHSPRKKHRLVKSGSFPFSNNAPSRNSVTFGKTPKKLEHKLNEVWPPIPNQQGYELRKSRSQNIGRSSSLSKSLRLTNENLGLRTYLSETDDHDCETNNGIFSVSGIYMHSQQQETEKLENCSIIEDSFEKVEDVQSHDGIDSNESLQYVKFVLDIIGLTTTNDQLGSVWHTLHQPLDPALFDDVEIFYPFEPISERRILFDLLNEALFEIHEHSYTYYPKPLTSSCVVHHIVRKVGNHVLDQIWKFIREYLLWQPETDVDFDSVIVHELSRHQSGWRNLQRDTEVLAVDLEDWIFDELLGEIVCCQVTV; this is encoded by the exons ATGGGGAAGCATCTATGGAGGAAACAAACGTCGGTTCGTGTCGGAAAAAACGGTCCAGGATGTATATGGACTGTATTCAGGTTGCTGAATTATCATCCATGGCAAAATGTCAAAAGAATGCTTATGCTTCCTTACATTAAGCAAAAATCCCGTAAAAAACGAGCTAAAA TGATTAATGAGCAGATTGGATTTAGCAAAATGGCAGAACTGGAGGAAGATACAGTAACAAAGTACTACTCT GTTAATTCAAGACCGTCAGGAACTGGATCGAGTAGTAGAAAAAAGTCGATCAAAAATAGGATCAAAGCGTTGCTAGCATATAGTCTAAGCAACTGCGGGAAAGTAAATTCGATTCAAGAACATGAACTGTTAGCTCCAACTTTAATATCTCTTCTGAAAGCATCAAATCCGAAGTTATTAGCAGCTATTAATCCTGCGCACGAGTCTGCTAATCTCAGTCGCGCTGAAATTGTTAAGCACAATGAATTAATGGAAGAGTATGTGGGTGTctttgagttgtttaaagttgATCAAGACGCGTTCCTCGAAATATTACAAGATCATAGTCCTCGGAAAAAACATAGGTTAGTAAAATCGGGATCATTTCCTTTCTCAAATAATGCTCCGTCAAGGAATTCAGTAACTTTTGGTAAAACACCTAAGAAACTTGAGCATAAGCTTAATGAAGTTTGGCCTCCTATACCGAACCAACAAGGTTATGAGTTACGAAAATCTAGGTCTCAGAACATCGGAAGATCCTCGTCTTTATCCAAGAGCTTGAGGTTGACAAATGAAAATCTAGGTCTCAGAACATATTTGTCAGAGACTGATGATCACGACTGCGAGACAAACAACGGAATTTTTTCTGTTTCTGGAATATATATGCATTCTCAGCAACAAGAAACCGAGAAATTGGAGAATTGCTCGATTATAGAAG ATTCATTTGAGAAGGTCGAGGACGTTCAAAGTCATGATGGAATTGACAGCAACGAGAGTTTACAGTACGTAAAATTTGTTCTCGACATAATAGGGTTGACAACAACAAACGACCAGTTGGGTAGCGTGTGGCACACGCTACACCAACCACTTGACCCTGCACTCTTTGATGATGTCGAAATATTCTACCCATTTGAGCCTATCTCTGAGCGGAGAATCTTGTTTGATTTGCTCAATGAAGCATTGTTTGAAATCCACGAGCATTCCTACACTTATTACCCTAAGCCATTGACGTCTAGTTGTGTTGTTCATCATATAGTCCGAAAAGTGGGAAATCATGTACTTGACCAAATTTGGAAATTTATACGCGAGTACCTCCTATGGCAACCAGAAACTGATGTGGATTTCGACAGTGTAATTGTTCACGAGTTGTCTAGACATCAAAGTGGTTGGAGGAATTTACAAAGGGATACTGAAGTTCTTGCTGTAGATCTGGAGGATTGGATTTTTGACGAATTGTTGGGCGAAATTGTTTGCTGTCAAGTAACAGTGTAG
- the LOC141590841 gene encoding uncharacterized protein LOC141590841, whose translation MGKAKGGSIFIRLVSSAGTGFFYVTRKNPKKLPEKLEFRKYDPRVNRHVLFTEAKMK comes from the coding sequence ATGGGAAAGGCTAAAGGTGGTTCTATATTTATCAGGCTCGTCTCGTCTGCTGGTACTGGCTTTTTCTATGTGACAAGGAAGAACCCCAAAAAGCTTCCAGAGAAGCTTGAATTCCGGAAATACGACCCTCGAGTTAACCGCCATGTTTTGTTTACTGAGGCCAAGATGAAATAG
- the LOC141591491 gene encoding U-box domain-containing protein 33-like isoform X2 produces MVERDGFVGVGKLPANRANPLVVAAYRKDEREKMNDLLQYYLNTCQRAKVKVSFIVTEADKVHKGLVELVLNHNIRKLIMGSVSRRFEKVTKNSSKANYAAKNTPAFCEIWFIYKGEHVWTREAFEVPSSCQEEKSSPKILRSKSFQHRKRERLYNPDHLQFSSSRLSVNGPTTEDFVPSHSSCSPVNSLTSNDSTSITSSERKHLSDFETKLEEETLYAQLLEVKAEAETLKTEAFAELLKREKLEAEAIQAMRKVKAIELIYSREAKLRMEAEDALRSMIHEQEILLEERLEVTGQLQKTMRNVAVLDCRVQEANRRCEEVYGELKHIQVCTASLRLERQRLWKQKVEADRWLEKWRSGRQTSGTNRRVCGGILDDVPDLVEFSLLDLQSATCNFSESFKMCERGFCSVYKGELLGRTITIQRLHAHNIQAPSQFQKEVEVLGNLRHPHLINLVGACPEAWSIVYDYVPDTLQSRLFQKRNILPWKIRARIISEISTALLFLHTSHPEKIVHGDLQPENILLDPELHCKLCDFGISRLLSQDNIDCPNFRYFPESKGAFPYTDPELHRAGLLSPKSDVYAFGVVMLQLLTGLPPVGLVANARRAVSSGRLVSILDPSAGNWGPFVAEKLADTALRFCEPNSRDRPELTPSVVKELQQLHMSQEQPPAPSFFLCPILQEIMGDPQVAADGFTYEGEAIREWLENGRETSPMTNLKLDHLHLTANHALRLAIQEWLCKY; encoded by the exons ATGGTGGAGAGAGACGGTTTCGTTGGAG TGGGAAAACTTCCGGCAAATCGAGCAAACCCTTTGGTGGTGGCCGCATATAGGAAAGATGAGCGAGAAAAGATGAATGATCTTCTGCAATATTACCTGAACACCTGCCAGAGAGCTAAG GTAAAAGTGAGCTTCATTGTCACTGAAGCTGATAAAGTTCACAAGGGACTTGTGGAACTGGTCTTGAACCATAACATACGAAAGCTGATTATGGGGTCCGTGTCAAGAAG ATTTGAAAAGGTGACAAAGAATTCAAGCAAAGCTAACTATGCTGCCAAAAATACTCCGGCATTTTGTGAGATTTGGTTCATTTACAAGGGCGAACATGTTTGGACAAGAGAAGCTTTTGAAGTACCTTCAAGCTGCCAAGAAGAAAAGTCGAGTCCAAAGATTTTACGGTCAAAATCATTTCAACATAGAAAGAGGGAACGTCTCTACAACCCAGATCATCTTCAGTTTAGTTCTTCTCGTCTAAGCGTGAATGGACCCACCACAGAGgactttgtgccatctcattctTCATGTAGTCCAGTAAACTCCTTAACGAGCAATGATTCTACCTCTATTACATCGAGTGAGAGAAAGCATCTTTCTGATTTCGAGACTAAATTGGAGGAAGAAACTTTGTATGCTCAACTGTTGGAAGTCAAAGCCGAAGCTGAGACATTAAAGACTGAAGCATTTGCAGAACTTTTGAAACGTGAAAAGCTGGAAGCTGAAGCTATTCAAGCAATGAGGAAG GTTAAAGCAATTGAACTTATTTACTCCCGTGAAGCGAAACTCAGAATGGAAGCCGAAGATGCTTTAAGGAGTATGATCCATGAGCAAGAAATCCTTTTGGAGGAAAGACTAGAGGTTACAGGGCAACTTCAGAAGACCATGAGGAATGTGGCGGTCCTTGACTGTCGTGTCCAGGAAGCCAACCGGCGCTGTGAGGAAGTATATGGGGAGCTGAAACATATCCAAGTTTGTACAGCAAGTCTACGACTAGAAAGACAAAGGTTATGGAAACAGAAAGTGGAAGCCGACCGTTGGCTTGAAAAATGGAGAAGTGGGAGGCAGACTAGTGGTACAAATCGACGAGTATGTGGCGGGATTCTGGATGATGTTCCTGATCTGGTTGAGTTCTCTCTATTAGATCTGCAAAGTGCTACTTGCAATTTTTCTGAAAGTTTTAAAATGTGTGAAAGAGGGTTTTGTAGCGTGTACAAGGGAGAACTGCTTGGTAGAACTATCACCATACAGAGGTTGCATGCACATAATATTCAAGCCCCATCACAGTTTCAAAAAGag GTTGAAGTTCTTGGCAATCTAAGACATCCTCATTTGATTAATCTAGTGGGTGCATGCCCAGAGGCGTGGTCCATTGTATATGATTATGTTCCTGATACCCTCCAGTCCCGTCTTTTTCAAAAACGCAACATTCTTCCATGGAAGATACGCGCTAGAATCATTTCCGAAATTTCAACTGCCCTTTTATTCCTTCACACTTCTCATCCTGAAAAGATCGTCCATGGTGATCTCCAACCTGAAAACATCCTCCTTGATCCTGAATTACACTGTAAATTATGTGATTTTGGGATCTCTAGGCTATTATCCCAAGACAACATTGATTGCCCTAATTTTCGATATTTTCCAGAATCCAAGGGCGCCTTCCCATATACAGACCCCGAACTCCATAGAGCAGGATTGTTGTCCCCAAAGTCTGATGTTTACGCCTTTGGGGTTGTCATGCTACAGTTGCTGACTGGTCTGCCTCCAGTAGGATTGGTTGCCAATGCTCGTAGAGCAGTGTCAAGTGGCAGGTTAGTTTCGATCTTGGACCCATCTGCGGGAAATTGGGGACCATTTGTGGCTGAGAAATTAGCAGATACGGCTTTGAGATTCTGTGAACCCAACAGCCGGGACCGGCCAGAATTGACACCGTCTGTGGTGAAAGAGCTGCAACAGCTACACATGTCTCAAGAGCAACCGCCAGCTCCGTCTTTCTTTTTGTGTCCTATTCTTCAG GAGATCATGGGCGATCCTCAAGTAGCAGCAGACGGGTTTACCTACGAAGGAGAAGCCATCCGAGAGTGGTTAGAAAACGGAAGGGAGACGTCTCCGATGACCAATTTGAAACTAGATCACCTGCATCTTACAGCAAACCATGCTTTGAGGCTTGCTATTCAAGAATGGCTTTGCAAGTATTGA
- the LOC141591491 gene encoding U-box domain-containing protein 33-like isoform X1: MEISNGGESTRSSCPSLGDIVEEGEGEGDGERRDKVYVAVGSNIDKAVSSIRWTIRNFRSSDVCLVHVHQPSSLIPTLLGKLPANRANPLVVAAYRKDEREKMNDLLQYYLNTCQRAKVKVSFIVTEADKVHKGLVELVLNHNIRKLIMGSVSRRFEKVTKNSSKANYAAKNTPAFCEIWFIYKGEHVWTREAFEVPSSCQEEKSSPKILRSKSFQHRKRERLYNPDHLQFSSSRLSVNGPTTEDFVPSHSSCSPVNSLTSNDSTSITSSERKHLSDFETKLEEETLYAQLLEVKAEAETLKTEAFAELLKREKLEAEAIQAMRKVKAIELIYSREAKLRMEAEDALRSMIHEQEILLEERLEVTGQLQKTMRNVAVLDCRVQEANRRCEEVYGELKHIQVCTASLRLERQRLWKQKVEADRWLEKWRSGRQTSGTNRRVCGGILDDVPDLVEFSLLDLQSATCNFSESFKMCERGFCSVYKGELLGRTITIQRLHAHNIQAPSQFQKEVEVLGNLRHPHLINLVGACPEAWSIVYDYVPDTLQSRLFQKRNILPWKIRARIISEISTALLFLHTSHPEKIVHGDLQPENILLDPELHCKLCDFGISRLLSQDNIDCPNFRYFPESKGAFPYTDPELHRAGLLSPKSDVYAFGVVMLQLLTGLPPVGLVANARRAVSSGRLVSILDPSAGNWGPFVAEKLADTALRFCEPNSRDRPELTPSVVKELQQLHMSQEQPPAPSFFLCPILQEIMGDPQVAADGFTYEGEAIREWLENGRETSPMTNLKLDHLHLTANHALRLAIQEWLCKY, encoded by the exons TCGACTCGGTCGAGTTGTCCGAGTTTGGGGGACATAGTtgaagaaggagaaggagaaggagacgGAGAGAGGAGAGATAAAGTGTATGTGGCTGTCGGAAGCAACATAGATAAGGCGGTGTCGTCGATTCGGTGGACAATCCGTAATTTTCGGAGCTCCGACGTTTGTCTTGTTCATGTTCATCAGCCTTCTTCTCTAATTCCTACTCTTT TGGGAAAACTTCCGGCAAATCGAGCAAACCCTTTGGTGGTGGCCGCATATAGGAAAGATGAGCGAGAAAAGATGAATGATCTTCTGCAATATTACCTGAACACCTGCCAGAGAGCTAAG GTAAAAGTGAGCTTCATTGTCACTGAAGCTGATAAAGTTCACAAGGGACTTGTGGAACTGGTCTTGAACCATAACATACGAAAGCTGATTATGGGGTCCGTGTCAAGAAG ATTTGAAAAGGTGACAAAGAATTCAAGCAAAGCTAACTATGCTGCCAAAAATACTCCGGCATTTTGTGAGATTTGGTTCATTTACAAGGGCGAACATGTTTGGACAAGAGAAGCTTTTGAAGTACCTTCAAGCTGCCAAGAAGAAAAGTCGAGTCCAAAGATTTTACGGTCAAAATCATTTCAACATAGAAAGAGGGAACGTCTCTACAACCCAGATCATCTTCAGTTTAGTTCTTCTCGTCTAAGCGTGAATGGACCCACCACAGAGgactttgtgccatctcattctTCATGTAGTCCAGTAAACTCCTTAACGAGCAATGATTCTACCTCTATTACATCGAGTGAGAGAAAGCATCTTTCTGATTTCGAGACTAAATTGGAGGAAGAAACTTTGTATGCTCAACTGTTGGAAGTCAAAGCCGAAGCTGAGACATTAAAGACTGAAGCATTTGCAGAACTTTTGAAACGTGAAAAGCTGGAAGCTGAAGCTATTCAAGCAATGAGGAAG GTTAAAGCAATTGAACTTATTTACTCCCGTGAAGCGAAACTCAGAATGGAAGCCGAAGATGCTTTAAGGAGTATGATCCATGAGCAAGAAATCCTTTTGGAGGAAAGACTAGAGGTTACAGGGCAACTTCAGAAGACCATGAGGAATGTGGCGGTCCTTGACTGTCGTGTCCAGGAAGCCAACCGGCGCTGTGAGGAAGTATATGGGGAGCTGAAACATATCCAAGTTTGTACAGCAAGTCTACGACTAGAAAGACAAAGGTTATGGAAACAGAAAGTGGAAGCCGACCGTTGGCTTGAAAAATGGAGAAGTGGGAGGCAGACTAGTGGTACAAATCGACGAGTATGTGGCGGGATTCTGGATGATGTTCCTGATCTGGTTGAGTTCTCTCTATTAGATCTGCAAAGTGCTACTTGCAATTTTTCTGAAAGTTTTAAAATGTGTGAAAGAGGGTTTTGTAGCGTGTACAAGGGAGAACTGCTTGGTAGAACTATCACCATACAGAGGTTGCATGCACATAATATTCAAGCCCCATCACAGTTTCAAAAAGag GTTGAAGTTCTTGGCAATCTAAGACATCCTCATTTGATTAATCTAGTGGGTGCATGCCCAGAGGCGTGGTCCATTGTATATGATTATGTTCCTGATACCCTCCAGTCCCGTCTTTTTCAAAAACGCAACATTCTTCCATGGAAGATACGCGCTAGAATCATTTCCGAAATTTCAACTGCCCTTTTATTCCTTCACACTTCTCATCCTGAAAAGATCGTCCATGGTGATCTCCAACCTGAAAACATCCTCCTTGATCCTGAATTACACTGTAAATTATGTGATTTTGGGATCTCTAGGCTATTATCCCAAGACAACATTGATTGCCCTAATTTTCGATATTTTCCAGAATCCAAGGGCGCCTTCCCATATACAGACCCCGAACTCCATAGAGCAGGATTGTTGTCCCCAAAGTCTGATGTTTACGCCTTTGGGGTTGTCATGCTACAGTTGCTGACTGGTCTGCCTCCAGTAGGATTGGTTGCCAATGCTCGTAGAGCAGTGTCAAGTGGCAGGTTAGTTTCGATCTTGGACCCATCTGCGGGAAATTGGGGACCATTTGTGGCTGAGAAATTAGCAGATACGGCTTTGAGATTCTGTGAACCCAACAGCCGGGACCGGCCAGAATTGACACCGTCTGTGGTGAAAGAGCTGCAACAGCTACACATGTCTCAAGAGCAACCGCCAGCTCCGTCTTTCTTTTTGTGTCCTATTCTTCAG GAGATCATGGGCGATCCTCAAGTAGCAGCAGACGGGTTTACCTACGAAGGAGAAGCCATCCGAGAGTGGTTAGAAAACGGAAGGGAGACGTCTCCGATGACCAATTTGAAACTAGATCACCTGCATCTTACAGCAAACCATGCTTTGAGGCTTGCTATTCAAGAATGGCTTTGCAAGTATTGA
- the LOC141591491 gene encoding U-box domain-containing protein 33-like isoform X3 encodes MGSVSRRFEKVTKNSSKANYAAKNTPAFCEIWFIYKGEHVWTREAFEVPSSCQEEKSSPKILRSKSFQHRKRERLYNPDHLQFSSSRLSVNGPTTEDFVPSHSSCSPVNSLTSNDSTSITSSERKHLSDFETKLEEETLYAQLLEVKAEAETLKTEAFAELLKREKLEAEAIQAMRKVKAIELIYSREAKLRMEAEDALRSMIHEQEILLEERLEVTGQLQKTMRNVAVLDCRVQEANRRCEEVYGELKHIQVCTASLRLERQRLWKQKVEADRWLEKWRSGRQTSGTNRRVCGGILDDVPDLVEFSLLDLQSATCNFSESFKMCERGFCSVYKGELLGRTITIQRLHAHNIQAPSQFQKEVEVLGNLRHPHLINLVGACPEAWSIVYDYVPDTLQSRLFQKRNILPWKIRARIISEISTALLFLHTSHPEKIVHGDLQPENILLDPELHCKLCDFGISRLLSQDNIDCPNFRYFPESKGAFPYTDPELHRAGLLSPKSDVYAFGVVMLQLLTGLPPVGLVANARRAVSSGRLVSILDPSAGNWGPFVAEKLADTALRFCEPNSRDRPELTPSVVKELQQLHMSQEQPPAPSFFLCPILQEIMGDPQVAADGFTYEGEAIREWLENGRETSPMTNLKLDHLHLTANHALRLAIQEWLCKY; translated from the exons ATGGGGTCCGTGTCAAGAAG ATTTGAAAAGGTGACAAAGAATTCAAGCAAAGCTAACTATGCTGCCAAAAATACTCCGGCATTTTGTGAGATTTGGTTCATTTACAAGGGCGAACATGTTTGGACAAGAGAAGCTTTTGAAGTACCTTCAAGCTGCCAAGAAGAAAAGTCGAGTCCAAAGATTTTACGGTCAAAATCATTTCAACATAGAAAGAGGGAACGTCTCTACAACCCAGATCATCTTCAGTTTAGTTCTTCTCGTCTAAGCGTGAATGGACCCACCACAGAGgactttgtgccatctcattctTCATGTAGTCCAGTAAACTCCTTAACGAGCAATGATTCTACCTCTATTACATCGAGTGAGAGAAAGCATCTTTCTGATTTCGAGACTAAATTGGAGGAAGAAACTTTGTATGCTCAACTGTTGGAAGTCAAAGCCGAAGCTGAGACATTAAAGACTGAAGCATTTGCAGAACTTTTGAAACGTGAAAAGCTGGAAGCTGAAGCTATTCAAGCAATGAGGAAG GTTAAAGCAATTGAACTTATTTACTCCCGTGAAGCGAAACTCAGAATGGAAGCCGAAGATGCTTTAAGGAGTATGATCCATGAGCAAGAAATCCTTTTGGAGGAAAGACTAGAGGTTACAGGGCAACTTCAGAAGACCATGAGGAATGTGGCGGTCCTTGACTGTCGTGTCCAGGAAGCCAACCGGCGCTGTGAGGAAGTATATGGGGAGCTGAAACATATCCAAGTTTGTACAGCAAGTCTACGACTAGAAAGACAAAGGTTATGGAAACAGAAAGTGGAAGCCGACCGTTGGCTTGAAAAATGGAGAAGTGGGAGGCAGACTAGTGGTACAAATCGACGAGTATGTGGCGGGATTCTGGATGATGTTCCTGATCTGGTTGAGTTCTCTCTATTAGATCTGCAAAGTGCTACTTGCAATTTTTCTGAAAGTTTTAAAATGTGTGAAAGAGGGTTTTGTAGCGTGTACAAGGGAGAACTGCTTGGTAGAACTATCACCATACAGAGGTTGCATGCACATAATATTCAAGCCCCATCACAGTTTCAAAAAGag GTTGAAGTTCTTGGCAATCTAAGACATCCTCATTTGATTAATCTAGTGGGTGCATGCCCAGAGGCGTGGTCCATTGTATATGATTATGTTCCTGATACCCTCCAGTCCCGTCTTTTTCAAAAACGCAACATTCTTCCATGGAAGATACGCGCTAGAATCATTTCCGAAATTTCAACTGCCCTTTTATTCCTTCACACTTCTCATCCTGAAAAGATCGTCCATGGTGATCTCCAACCTGAAAACATCCTCCTTGATCCTGAATTACACTGTAAATTATGTGATTTTGGGATCTCTAGGCTATTATCCCAAGACAACATTGATTGCCCTAATTTTCGATATTTTCCAGAATCCAAGGGCGCCTTCCCATATACAGACCCCGAACTCCATAGAGCAGGATTGTTGTCCCCAAAGTCTGATGTTTACGCCTTTGGGGTTGTCATGCTACAGTTGCTGACTGGTCTGCCTCCAGTAGGATTGGTTGCCAATGCTCGTAGAGCAGTGTCAAGTGGCAGGTTAGTTTCGATCTTGGACCCATCTGCGGGAAATTGGGGACCATTTGTGGCTGAGAAATTAGCAGATACGGCTTTGAGATTCTGTGAACCCAACAGCCGGGACCGGCCAGAATTGACACCGTCTGTGGTGAAAGAGCTGCAACAGCTACACATGTCTCAAGAGCAACCGCCAGCTCCGTCTTTCTTTTTGTGTCCTATTCTTCAG GAGATCATGGGCGATCCTCAAGTAGCAGCAGACGGGTTTACCTACGAAGGAGAAGCCATCCGAGAGTGGTTAGAAAACGGAAGGGAGACGTCTCCGATGACCAATTTGAAACTAGATCACCTGCATCTTACAGCAAACCATGCTTTGAGGCTTGCTATTCAAGAATGGCTTTGCAAGTATTGA